A genomic window from Megalobrama amblycephala isolate DHTTF-2021 linkage group LG2, ASM1881202v1, whole genome shotgun sequence includes:
- the LOC125263098 gene encoding zinc finger protein 664-like: protein MKHEDAEEQRALISDLLDENEENQEVNEVEKHQSSQKYFTCSLCRKSFTCKRNLEVHMRIHTGEKLFTCDQCGKSFTQQGNLTHHMIIHTGEKLHECDQCGKTFLRASTLKSHLKVHSQEKPHSCSLCGKSFSVLQRLKEHQKIHNGVRNHICFECEKTFIRAADLKQHQRIHTREKPYKCSHCNKRFSWSGALKLHERIHTGEKPYMCSHCDKTFSHSGDLKKHKMIHTGEKPHKCSHCDKRFTDSGVLKMHEMIHTEEKPYKCSHCDKSFSQSGALKLHERIHTGEKPYMCSHCDKRFSWSGALKLHERIHTGEKPYKCLHCDKRFSQSGSLKLHERIHTGEKPYMCLHCDKRFSCSGHLKTHERIHTGEKPYKCSHCDKRFSWSGALKLHERIHTGEKPYKCLHCDKRFSQSGSLKLHERITLERNLTCVYTATRDSVVQDI, encoded by the coding sequence ctttaatttcAGACCTGTTGGATGAGAATGAGGAGAATCAAGAAGTGAATGAAGTGGAGAAACATCAAAGCTCTCAAAAATATTTCACCTGCAGTCTGTGTAGAAAGAGTTTCACATGCAAAAGAAATCTCGAGGTtcacatgaggattcacactggagagaaactgttcacatgtgatcagtgtgggaagagtttcacacaacAAGGAAACCTTACCCATCACATGAtcatccacactggagagaaactgcatgaatgtgatcagtgtggCAAAACATTTTTGAGGGCTTCAACCCTAAAGAGCCACCTGAAAGTTCATTCACAGGAGAAACCACATTCATGTTCcttgtgtggaaagagtttttcagtGCTGCAAAGATTAAAAGAACATCAGAAAATACATAATGGTGTAAGAAATCATAtatgctttgagtgtgagaagacttttattaGAGCTGCAGATTTGAAacagcaccagagaattcacactagagagaaaccttacaagtgttcacactgcaaCAAGAGATTCAGTTGGTCAGGAGCCCTGAAActacatgagaggatccacactggagagaaaccttacatgtgttcacactgtgacaagacaTTCAGTCATTCAGGAGACCTGAAAAAACACAAGAtgattcatactggagagaaacctcacaagtgttcacactgtgacaagagattcactGATTCAGGAGTCCTGAAAATGCATGAGATGATTCACACTgaagagaaaccttacaagtgttcacactgcgaCAAGAGTTTCAGTCAGTCAGGAGCCCTGAAActacatgagaggatccacactggagagaaaccttacatgtgttcacactgcgacaagagattcagttgGTCAGGAGCCCTGAAActacatgagaggatccacactggagagaaaccttacaagtgtttaCACtgcgacaagagattcagtcagtcaggATCCCTGAAActacatgagaggatccacactggagagaaaccttacatgTGTTTACACtgcgacaagagattcagttgtTCAggacatctgaaaacacatgagaggatccacactggagagaaaccttacaagtgttcacactgcgacaagagattcagttgGTCAGGAGCCCTGAAActacatgagaggatccacactggagagaaaccttacaagtgtttaCACtgcgacaagagattcagtcagtcaggATCCCTGAAACTACATGAGAGgatcacactggagagaaaccttacatgTGTTTACACtgcgacaagagattcagttgtTCAGgacatctga